One region of Culex pipiens pallens isolate TS chromosome 2, TS_CPP_V2, whole genome shotgun sequence genomic DNA includes:
- the LOC120429704 gene encoding uncharacterized protein LOC120429704, protein MANSNAEKPERSGVILVHGIEPLVFTDQEKAITPVTSQNRFGGECRRRVNFAHLSTWNRFSNHSFRRASVGRKTGGCSLQPRPEARVSKGPAQITNIDGFGVT, encoded by the exons ATGGCAAACTCAAATGCAGAAAAACCGGAAAGGTCCGGTGTGATTCTAGTTCACGGAATCGAGCCCTTGGTTTTTACGGATCAGGAGAAGGCGATAACTCCGGTGACCAGTCAGAACCGCTTCG GTGGTGAATGCCGCAGAAGAGTCAATTTTGCCCATCTCTCAACGTGGAACCGATTTTCTAACCATTCGTTCAGACGTGCCAGTGTGGGAAGGAAAACCGGTGGTTGTAGCCTGCAGCCGAGGCCAGAGGCAAGGGTGAGCAAGGGCCCGGCCCAGATTACAAACATCGACGGATTTGGAGTGACGTAG